A genome region from Quadrisphaera sp. RL12-1S includes the following:
- a CDS encoding SDR family oxidoreductase, translating to MSSAPIAVTGSTGAVGGRVARRLSGQGRALRLLVRDASRAPQLPRSEVAVAPYDDGDAARRALAGAEVLFMVSGSESLDRVDQHRAFIDAAADAGVRHLVYTSFLGAAPDAVFTLARDHHATEQHLRAAQLRTGMAWTALRDGLYADFLPAMVGEDGVLRGPAGEGRVAAVAQDDVADAATAVLLSAAAGSTEHAGARYDLTGPEALTLHEVAAVVARATGRPARYQPETLEEAFASRAVYGAPDWQVEAWVSTYTAIAAGQMDAVSTAVEQLAGHPARTLEEVLSGQRQR from the coding sequence GTGAGCAGCGCACCGATCGCCGTGACCGGGTCCACGGGCGCCGTGGGCGGGCGGGTGGCGCGCCGCCTCAGCGGCCAGGGCCGCGCGCTGCGGCTGCTGGTGCGCGACGCCTCCCGAGCGCCGCAGCTGCCGCGCAGCGAGGTGGCGGTGGCCCCCTACGACGACGGCGACGCCGCCCGCCGGGCCCTCGCCGGCGCCGAGGTGCTCTTCATGGTGTCGGGGTCGGAGAGCCTCGACAGGGTCGACCAGCACCGCGCCTTCATCGACGCCGCCGCCGACGCCGGGGTGCGCCACCTCGTCTACACGTCCTTCCTCGGCGCGGCGCCCGACGCCGTCTTCACCCTCGCCCGCGACCACCACGCCACCGAGCAGCACCTGCGGGCCGCGCAGCTGCGCACGGGCATGGCGTGGACGGCGCTGCGCGACGGCCTCTACGCCGACTTCCTGCCCGCGATGGTCGGGGAGGACGGCGTGCTGCGCGGCCCCGCGGGCGAGGGCCGGGTCGCCGCGGTGGCGCAGGACGACGTCGCCGACGCGGCCACCGCCGTGCTGCTCTCCGCCGCGGCGGGGTCCACCGAGCACGCCGGGGCGCGCTACGACCTGACCGGCCCGGAGGCGCTCACGCTCCACGAGGTGGCCGCCGTGGTGGCGCGGGCGACGGGGCGGCCGGCGCGCTACCAGCCGGAGACGCTCGAGGAGGCCTTCGCCTCCCGCGCGGTCTACGGGGCGCCCGACTGGCAGGTGGAGGCGTGGGTGTCGACGTACACCGCCATCGCCGCAGGCCAGATGGACGCGGTGAGCACCGCGGTGGAGCAGCTCGCCGGGCACCCGGCGCGCACCCTGGAGGAGGTCCTCTCAGGCCAGCGACAGCGCTGA